Genomic DNA from Corylus avellana chromosome ca4, CavTom2PMs-1.0:
tttgtcaacttACCATACTCTATTGAGTTGAAGCTTGATAGACTCTTTTATACTTTCAAATTgcaataataattataattatatataaactccttaggtcaactcgcttttattaaaaactccctatgtgttttttttgggaaattgacTCAatgggtcaatcgaaactacaataaactccctaccgtcaaaaacttttaacaGTCGTTATTGCTACTCAAAACTCTCCGttttacctcattaaaatattaattttttattaatttaatttaaaaaattaaatcttaaaaaaaaaaaataaaaaaaattgaagattggccatggggtggctcgcacCCATGCTCACAGTAGGGTGTGGCCAtgaagccaccccatggagTGGAAAAGGGCCGTAAGCCACCCAGTCCACGCCCCGCCGGTTGACACGGCCCGCCAGCATCGTCtcgcctaattttttttttttttaagatttaatttttttttggaaattaaaaTGAGTAATGTTTTTAATGGTAAACGGAGATTTGATAGCGTCCAACAAATACGCGATGAGGTTGTGTTTGTTGACAGAAAAAAACGCACATGGTTTTGATAAAAGCAGTTGGCAATAAGGAGAACATACAATTTTCTGTCTAATAAATTAATCGAAGATTATATTGTTTAAAGGGTTGAAATGCCGAAATTACCCATTGGGTTTGGTACCTTTCTTTCACTTTCATGCGGGTTTAGTTTTATCGCGaggattttgagttttgataaAGGGGCCAGAAGTTAGTCGATGGTTGGTTGGTAGTTGGAATTTGACGTGCGGGCCCGTCGAGATGTTAATGGCGATGGCCCAgcgtatttattattttttttaaaaaaaataaaaaaaatgtattttttttaaaaaaaaagaaaaaaaaaaagagaagaaagaaaaaatcaccattggggtggtttgaccacccacGACGAAAAGGGATGGTAGGAGCCGCTGAATGTGAAGGAGCCACatacaattttttccttttttttttttggttttaaaaaaaattaaatatgtgccacgtgtcgacgtctgattggtccacatgtcagtcataacggtcaactaacggatggactaatttggtcatttatcaaaaccacaggaacctcttgtgataaaaatgaaactacatgggggaaaaataaagttgggaaaCCTTAGGggggtatggagtatttaaccctatttatAATTGTTGTACAATCATTTTACATGAGTAGGACCTCAAATCAAGACTTTAAATACAGCATTCTACATAATTGAGTGCAATGATAATTACTTACACGATAGTTCATACTTTCCCAATATTTCATGTTCACAAAATTGAACTCACATTGTTACAAAATGATTTTGTTCAAGTAAATTAGCTAAGAAAAACTACTCTATAACATCtattagggctggcaaaatgGGTCCGCGGGTGGACCCGtttacgacccgcgggtacTCGCAACCCGTTTAAGCATTACCCAAACACGACCCCTTTAATAAACGGGTCGGACCCCCCGACACGACACGACACGGGTATTTTCACGGGTCACCCGACAAGACCCGTGAGACCCGTTTAACtaaaaaactgattttttttttttaataaaaaaaaaaaaacaacaacaatgtCGTTTTTGAGAAGATCCTACCGAGGAGCTCTTGATCCAACTTGAAACAAAGCGAATTGCTATTCAATTTATCGACAAAATCAGCTTTGCTGTGCCTTCAATTCAGCAATGCTAAAATCTTAAAGTTTTATCGAAGTCTAAGCCATTGGCTGAAAAGAACAGTAAAGAAAAGGAAGCACTAAAAATCTCTGAATTTCACCAAAAAATGAacctttttgttaatttttgttttttgtttttggtttatctTGAATTTTATGAAACTATTGATAATTGCATAGGAGTGAGGCCAAGAGGGAGGATTTTGATTTCTAGATATGGAGTTGGAGGAGATGAGTGTGCTACTGTGCTGTATCTATATGCGTTTTTCACTCTTTCCTTTaaggtaaaataaataaataaataataaataaataaaacgggTCTGGTGGGTCGATCCGTGACACGGCCCGCCAAACcctcataaacgggtcgacccgtttatgacccaaacccgtttaatATAAACCCAAAcctgctaatttcgtgttgtgttcgtgtcgggttgtcgGGTCGTGTTAAAATTGCTAGCCCTACAAAACACCAAGGTGTTTCACAGGTGAAAAATAATAGCAACTGAGGAAGTCCATAGCTTAATAAGTAAACATCATATGAGAACAAACATGAAATAAGCTATTGATAAACTCAAAATGCTATACTCATATGAAATAAGCCACTGATAAACTCTAAATAACTTTTCATTATACTGTATAATTTTAGAAGGTTTGATATATGCTTGAGAATGTAAAGTAACAAATTCATAAAACAATGCATGATTTCTTGACAATTTCACTTTAAGGTATGTAAAAACATTTGAGTTTAAAACATAACATCTTTTTACATTCCATTTGCTTTAAAACCATAATTTTATCTCATCAAACCATTTCTTCTTTCACATCATTATATGTATATCTTACCCTTATATAGTTGATGTCACTTTATCAATCGTTTTCATACTGGTACACGAGTCACAATATCATATTAGTACATTAATCATTGTACTATAGAGgttgacaaaaatatataagatttaTATAGGTAATTCATATCATACTGGTTCCCTTGCCACAAGATGCCTTAAATATACTAGCTAGTTCGTCGTACTGACACCCTATTATACGGTAACTGAAACTCATATCGAAGACCCGTCATTGCGTAATTGTAACACATACCGACACTCCCATTACAAGGTATTCATACTTAAATCGGAACCTGTTACCAAGTAATCCATATACCGCATATTGACTCCATTTTCATGGTAATCGTAACTCATTCtatatcatataatatattcatatattttcatcatatttcaTAAAATATGCTAGCTATATAAAGCATAATTTAGCATTTGAAATATCATCATGCAAACAAAATACGATTATGGTTCACATAATGTCAAAAAATTGTATGATTtaatgttgtaaaaatatattaagttCTCATTTTCACATTATGCTGAAAAGTTtgtttatatttcaatagtgAGTTCACTCACCTTGAACGCTTATCCTCAAACTTGGACATCTTAAAGTTCCACTTCACAACTCTGTAAGCCACACCCTAATATTAGACAGTCCTCAGACTAAAACATTAATCAAGCATATAAAAACCTTAAACCAGTTAAAATAGACATTCTATCATAGTATCAAACCTTCGGTTTCTAAGTCAAATGATCGGCATCAATCATTCGACAGTCGTGTCAAACGTTCGGTCGTGGGCAAAAATCTCATCTAAGACAAAATCCATAACCAAGCCTTAATTTGACAAGACCCACTATTCCTCATACGATTATACCCACAAGTATAGCCTTCATATACATCTAAATTTGTCCATTAACATTAAATATCCAACTAAAATCTAGATTTACCACAAATCTTCCAAAACAACTCAAAGGTATACATTACTCTCATATAGTAGATTAATCATGCAAGTCTAACAAGATAACAAATGCTAATAGATTAACAATAAAAACGATATTAAAACAAGGAGGATTACCTCTCTTGAAGGTAAAACTTCAAGAATTCACCTACTTTTTCTcttgcactctctctctctctcactataGGGTTTTTGATGCAATAGGACGTCCAAAATGGGTGGAAGAAACTAATAATGTTTATAAAGGCCCCCTAAGCACGCACATAAGGGTTGATGTGTCCAACTTTTTAAAGGAATTCTTCAAACAGACATCGAATGTTTGAATCTAATTTCGAACGTTCTCCACCAATCATTTGAATCCAACTTTGAATGTCCTACCAAATAGaaaattctcttaaaaattCAAGATCTTGCACTTTACTAACTGAGAACCATTAATATCATCATAAAGTTAGAATTAAGGCACTCTTAACCATAATTTAACAAAACAAGATAATAGTATTTCTGTGAGTTTCACTCACCTTGATCGTAGGGATTATCCTAAAAACCCACTTCAAAGTCCTCAACAATATtcgatccaaaaaaaaattgatgttagAATGTTTTACCTATTCAATAACCTTTCATAAAGCCCAAAAACTAACAATACATGGTGTTGGAACAAGGCATGATCAATCCTCATTAGGGTGATCGATCTTGTGTTGAGGTAGGATTGATATTGACAACCGAGAATCGATCATTGGCTGAGCCTCATCAATCTTGGATAGTATGAGATTATCCTAAAAATCAATATCGAACTCTTCAACAATATTCTATGCGAAAAAACATAATGTTAGAAGGTTTTACTGGTCCAAAATCTTAccataaaactaaaaaactaacaATACAGGGAGCTGGAACAGGGCAGATCAATCCTCGTTGGGGTGATAGATCTTGCGTTGAGGTATGATTGATCCTCACAACCTGGGATCGATCCTAGGCTAAACCTGATCGATCTTGGGCAGTATGAGATTGATTCAAACACTTTATTGACACTTCAGAACATCGGAAAGAGCTATCCTAACTTTGAAAAGGATCCTAAGGGTTCTAAAACTTCATAAGGATAGTCTTAGACATCATCTAAGGCATTAAAGCTCAAAACCAGGCCTTTATATTTCTAATACATAAACTTATGTATTTCAAATACAGAAGGGTTCGCAAACCAATAATCAAAGACAACAATCAACAACCCTCAATAACACATGTAGTAATTTAATGCATGTTGATGAAGTGTACAATATAATAATCATAAGAATTTATCGTCTATAACCATTTCCACATGGCCTACTCGTATGTTTAACCATCCAATAGGAGGTTTACGTGTCCTTATAAGGACATGTGGTACAACGTCGATGCCGTGGCTAGGGACAATAGCACAACACCTCTAATGGCTTGGCCAGGTCCGACACTAGGTGATCCATATCACTAGTGATGATGTAAGTTGTGATCGCCATTTGTGGAATGTTGTGTTGGTCACTTTAGCCACTAGATCTAATGCAATCTATATCTACTATCTTTAGGCTACAAATCTCTATACTATTATGTACACACCTCAAGTTATGTACATCTTTTCCCAAATGGTGGTATGACACACAACAATATGTAATGACAACCAATTAAGAAACATAATTTAGTTCATGGGTATACAATTGATAATAATGCATTAGTAAAACatcatttataaaatattaggCTCATgacttattttgtaaaaaaatatgagtatcAAAATGCAaggtttataaataaaatattaattattgatGACACAGTTTATGGTGTTTTCATAGGGCGATTACTTACCTTGAATGCTCTTTTTCAACTTTGGACATACTAAATTATCAAACTTCTCGTATATGCAAGTCATAATCTCATATTAGTCAAAACACTAagcaaaaccctaatcctacacTTAAAATCCTAACTATGCACATTCTGCTTTGAACGATCGATTGTTTCTCGAGGTTCGTTTAATTGTTATGCCGCAAAATGTGTTTTTCCTAATTTCTTCCTACCAAAACCAAAACCTGGCCTATCTTTTACCTAAGACTCCTAAAAGGCTACAacataaacatttaaaacatttaaATGTTTTAAATGCCCCAACTTTAAAACATCATacataaacatttaaaacaactaaaacacCACTTAAAAACTCCAAATGCCCCAACTTTCTTCCCATAGTCACATCTCCCTCGTTAAACAACCAAGAAGATGCTCTCAGGTATTGAAAGATAAGTACTTCAATAATGTTCTAAGGTTGAAAAGAAAGATAATCTTTAAAGTTTAACACATTTCATGCAAAACTCAAGCTTATTTACTTAAAATACTCAACTTTAAACATTTATTAAAGGAAAGACAAATAGCATGTGTTTTAACACATAAAACATAGTTTAAACATGagtaaacttaagtttttttttttttgagcaaaaatGGTAAGCCGGAGAGACCAATTGTAGCTATCCTACCtaggcgtgaccatagtagcacctatcCGCTGGGAGCCGCACATGAGGGGCCTAGACTGTGGGAATCGTAGACGCTCCCTCAAGTCTGACTGAGCCATAGCCTGACCCAGCCCCACTAGGGTATCGATAAGAATCCAAAgcggctaatactaattaggcatatGTGGAGATTCTCTATTGCAGAGATTTGAACCCACACCATAGTACATGCCCTAACCACTTGAGAACTTCCTTAGgtcattgaaccaccacccttggTGGTATGAGTAAACATAAGTTAGAGTTAGGTAAAGTTTTATATCTCAAAGCCTTAAGAGCACAACTCTAAAGGGAGGctctttccttctctctctagGGGCTAGTATCATAAAAGTGGCTAGTATCATAAACTTGTGTTGAAAATGTCAAGTTTTAAGTGCATGTAGACTGTCATCGATCGATCGTTAGGTACAAAATTGTattgtttgattgtttgaaAGAATTGATCGATTGTTCCATAAAagcacatcatcaacaattgaTTGTTATGgataaaaaacccaaaaataagtgTTTGAAAACCCTAACTTACCACATTTTCATATCGGGCTTATTTCAACATCTTAAAAACTTGTTTGAACATTTTTACAACATAGGGTATAGAGAGGGGCGGAACTAGAATTTGTAGTGTGGGGGGACGAAGCCATAAAGGTGCTAACTATAGCAAATgataaagcccaaaaaaaaaaaactaccataTCACAATTTGTAATGCTTTTATAAGGTTTTGGACACTGTTGCACTCCAACAAACAATAAAGCCATAAatgtattttctttgattttgatcGGGTCTCCAAACTCTAAAAAGTCATAACATACTATGTATGGTTCTAGGtagacaattttatttatttatttttctaattatgaTTCTAGGTAGACTAGATTCTtcatttttgggaaaattttttgttgggtttattAAAGTTTTGTTTCCTCCATCTGAATCCTTTATTCAATTGGAGCAAATTGTAATTTCAGGCTTGTATTGGTATTTTTTGGTGCCTTGAGGAACtgattaaattttgtaaaattaaaaactgaGTAACAAAGAGATAATCAAATAAGTCATTGTGAGGAGTGGCTGGCCGGATGCAATCAAtggctagtttttttttttttttttgtgcgtTTTATCAGTATTAAAACAAGGCATGGTACCTAAGATCAAAAGACTCACAGTTGTTAGTCTCAATTGGAGCAAAATTGAGACAGACGAGAAAAACCAACAGGAAATGCCACAACTGCCATCCCAAAAAAAACCCTCCAACTTCtcatttagaataaaaaaaaaaaagaataagttatgttttaattaaaatatgtgaAACACACAACAAAGGTTAAAGAGTTTGTACACTACTCGCCCGACCCGACCCTTCATTCGAGCCTAGCCGATTGAGCACTCGATAAGGGCTGAACTGGGTATCCTAACCGACTTCGAGTTCTAGTTCGAACTCAAAGATTCATACACTTTTTCTCGCTTTGAACTACTTTGAGATAATGCTTAAAAAAACCCCATAACACACACTTCTGATTCGCTCTCGATGGGACCCAAACAAGCCCTCTCTTCACATCTTTTGATTTCATCCACCCTGACCTGACACTTCCTTCGAGCTTAGCCGATTGAGCACTCAATAAGGGCTAAACTGGGTGCCCTAACCGACTTTGAGTTCGAGTTTGAGTTcaagttcaaactcaaaacttAGGTAAGGGCTTTGTGAGCCAAATCGAGTACTTGGTTCAACTAAGCTCTATTACAACCCCAATTTTGTTCGAAACCAGCCTTGAACATGTGTTTTTAGTCTAACCGAGCTTATAAAATCCAATACTCACTAGGTAACAATTTTGCCATTGTCATGTATGCCCTTACCTAACTTGTACTGTAANNNNNNNNNNNNNNNNNNNNNNNNNNNNNNNNNNNNNNNNNNNNNNNNNNNNNNNNNNNNNNNNNNNNNNNNNNNNNNNNNNNNNNNNNNNNNNNNNNNNNNNNNNNNNNNNNNNNNNNNNNNNNNNNNNNNNNNNNNNNNNNNNNNNNNNNNNNNNNNNNNNNNNNNNNNNNNNNNNNNNNNNNNNNNNNNGAGAGGGTGGGCATTTGGCATGGAAGGCCAGGGGGTGCGTAATGATTGTAGCTTGCGTGAGTGGGACCCATTCTCAGACACCCCTTtcccttctttccttttctctctctctctctctctctctctgctcttTTGTGGTGACAACATGCACTCAGCTCCTCCGTCCTCATGAGGTCACTCggtcctctgtttttttttttttttcttataattttcttttaacctttgttaaaaaaataaaataaaataaaaatttttaggagagatatctttttttgttttttgttttttttttttttttcttgtttctaaaataaataaatattctcaAAGGACCATTGGAGGCAGAGGGTTTCTCTTTGcccctcatctctctctctctctctcaattgaTCAGGTTTGCTGTCTGTTCATTttccatttctctctttctctctcccccccTTAAAGCCTTACTATTTATGcgttgatcatttttttttttttttttttgccttttttggccttctctctttccttaattttctcGCCTTCCAAACAGACTGTATTTAGTCACGAATCACTTGAAGAATTTCTGGTTTTTTGGTTAACCGAAATGGTTTTTGGTGGTTTAGAGGTGGTCCTGGATCTCTGAATATATTGCTGgaatttatgtgaaattattGGAGGAGGGGTTCTAGGGTTCTCTATGGATGGAGCTTTTTGTCTGATGTCTATCCCTTCTCTGTCCATTGCTGTTTATGGTTATGACTCGTAGATTTGCACTTCTTTCGTGGGTTTGCTTGTTTTGATCGATTTCAAGCTTATTTACCATTGATTTGGATTGTATTGGAGACCAGGGATATGCATACAACTTTTTAGTAATTTGTGGTTGTGGGGTTTCTATAATTTTTGGATTTCTGGGTTTTGGGtccttttctcttttgggttttttgcaATTGAGGATTTTGCTTCTCATTCTCTTCACCTGAAGCCAATTGTAGCAGCGTTtgaaggaaagagaaagagaaagagaaagagaacaagattgttttcagttttgttattattagcTCATTTTGGGTTTGAAGGGGTTGATATTCTGACGGAATTTTTTCCTCGGGATTTAGTTGGTTTAGGATGTGTCCTTGTGCTTGTTGGGAATATTGAGTATCTGCTTGATTAGGGGTTCTTTCGTTAGGCAGGGCAGAGAGGAATTGTGTAAAGGGTAAGGATGGAAGAGGAGATGGTGTCAGTTGTGGGGAGTCAGGAGAATAACGTAGAGGACCGAATGTTTGTGGAAATGGAAACCGAAGAGAATGGAATTGACAGTCCGAGGAAGGAAATTGAAGGTTTTATGTCAGAGCAAGGTGAGGGAAGTAACGTGGTATTCTCTAGAGAAGGACCTCTTGTGAGGAAAGAATCGAGATCATCCAGCGGTTGTTGTTGCAGTGTCAAAAAGCTCAAATCCAGGGTGGTTGCAGCAGATTCTGAGGTTGGAAAGAATGAGAAATTTGTGCACGAGAAGAAGCTCAGTAGACAAGAGAGGATCGATTTGGGTCGGTTGTTTCAGGGTGCAGTGAGTTCTCATGATTGGGAGCTTGCGGAGAGTTTGATCTTGTTGGCAGATCCACAAACTCTTAATGATGCCTTGTGCATCACGTTGGACTCCATCTGGTTCCTGACCGCACAGCAAGAGCTTAATGGGATAACGGGATTGATTAAGAAGATCATTGCCAATGGTGCTTATGACTTTACAAGAGCTGCTCTTAGGACTTCATTTCTTGCTTCTTGCGTCTCTGCCTGCCAGAGCCGAACTATGAGTCTTGCAGATACAGTCACTGTTATGGCTCAAAGGTAAGTGTTATCTTCTTTTACTGTTAATGAGACAATAGTTTTGTAGCTTACTAACCATTTGAAAAGccttaaaactcttatttaacaaaaaaagatCATTGTGATGGTGTTCTTATGTTGCAGTACTTGTCCGTTACTGTTGAAGACCATGCTTTAATTTTGATCTCATCTCATATGTGTTCTGTTGCAATCCCATTTAATGAAGTTTTTTGTTAACGGGTGTTCTCAGATTACCCAGATTATCCCTTCttgcattgttatttgtttttgtcttcACTTATGAAATGTTGCCCCTTCTCAGTAGCCTTTTTTGTACAAAAGGAAGTtttctttagtatttttgtAAAAGCAGATCAGGCACTACTTCAATCAATTTATTATGGTTCAATCTATCGAATATTACACATATGATGGAATTTGTTTAGTAACCTTTTTTACATAAATGCTAATATAAATTTGTGCAATTTGTGATAAACCTTAATGTCAATCAGTTTCAGAACTACTGTAACCACTTGCCTGAAATTTGTGCAAAATAGGGAGCTGGACTCTCCATTGCATGGTATCATTGTAAAGCTTGTGCATTCTGTCATTGTTGGGAACTTGGAAGCATAATTGGAATTCCACAGAAAGGTTTTCACACATTTGGAAATAGTTATTACTTATTTCTTAGAGTGTTAGTTGGTATTAGTTATAACAAAGCTATTGTGTTTCTCCAATTATTTGGGAAGGAGtgaatatattttaatttctctcTCCTGAAGAAGCTCTAATGGAAGACAACTAGATAGCTAAGATTTTTCTATTTACAACTTCTGTATAGCTTTGAGTTTTGGAATTATAATCTGTTTCTAGATAGATGTATTGATTACTTATGTAGAGGGAAGGAGGAAGTTTTCTAGGTTCTTTAAGGGAACCTGGACAAGTTCAGTTCCTTTTTGTCTCTTCTATGGGAACAACttagaagagaaagaaatgaagtGGTCTAGGTTCACTTATAGTTTCTTTATCTCATGTCCTTCAAAAGTGAGAGAAATGAGtgtctttctttaattttcaagaaGTAAAAGAATGGTGTCTTTTGCTTTTTGATCTGCTGTATTTCTTAATAGAACATTTTTGAGCACCCCCTCCTCCCGTGTGGAAATAATTATAGGTGTCATTTGACATTATGCGTATACCCAATTTGAGCTTTTTGATCTGCAGTATTTCTTAATAGAATATTTTTGAGCACCCCCTCCTCCTGTGGAAATAATTATAGGTGTCATTTGACATTATGCGATTTAATGtgcttttaacaatttttagaaacatctctctctctctctcaattgtttttttttttttttttttttttaagtacaaaaatTTCATTAGAATGAAGGGTACACGGGGCTCATTCAgttgtttatataatatatttttatatatacgGACATTATTGGCATGAAGCTTACAGAGTAGAATGGAAGCATCTCGGTGAGCTTCTTTATTTGCAAGCATACCTGAATAGGGaatctctttttttcctttctgggATGCTTGGAAATATTTATAGATCTCACATGTCACAGCACCAGTTGATTTTCTTTGAACGAATTCCCCACCCCTGTTCCATATGTATGCAAATTATATGCTGACAACCTTGGCATGATGCTTACTGATTAGCAGCCATGGAAAACACTTTGTTAAGCTATCTACTTACCGGTCTACAGAGGGCTTGGACTTTAATAAgtttcatgcttttttttttgataagtaaaaaaaatattgcaacaGAGAAGTCCCACtgctttttgtttataaaatccAAAAGACAGATGTTGTTTGCTCTTTGTGCTGAATGTCATCCTGATTTTTATAGCATGCTATTGATGTCCCATTCTGCttcatttttttggctttcaTCAGGTTGCATGAGCGTCTTCAGGAATGTAATGGAGATGAGGTCTTGAAGGCAGAAGCTGGTGCTAAGGTTCAAAAGTTTACTGAATGGGCTCTGAAATGTATAGGCTTCCATTCTCGTTGCCAAGGCAATAAGGATAGAGTGAGTCACAGCTCTGCGGTTGAGATCCAACTCCAGTTATCTGCATTCAAGACATTTTTAGATCTTGTTGGCAACCAACTTACAGGGAAGGACTTCACGGAGGCCTTTGATGCAGCTTGCTTCCCCCTTACTCTCTTCTCTAGCTCATTTGATCCTGGTTGGGCATCTGGGATATCAGCAACTGCAATCCAAGGATTGCTGGGGATGTTGGTAGAGGGGGGTGCTGACAATGTCAATCAGTGTTTCCTCGAAGCCTCACGTTTTGGGAGTACAGAACTTGTGCGCATTTTATTGCAGGTATTGCTAATACAATGTTTATATTTCATGAGGACGTATAGTTGCCTTTCTGGCTTTTagctgttttcttttttaaatggcGTTCTGTTCTGTTAGGTTCAAAAGTCATCACTTTCTGTCTGAATATTACTTCCCTTTGTCCTCTCTGTGCACTTGCAAATATGTGTTAATTGTAGTTGGGAATACTCCTTCTTGAGACTTGGTGTCTAAATTcaagtttttgtgattttaaattcACACCTAATGCATTCTCCTCCCTTCAGAAAATACTACATGGACATGATTTCCTCGAATGGTGAGTTGTAGATGGACTTGGCTTTTGATGGTGAAAGAATTTTCCAACTATGTAGTTGAAGAGTAAATAGGAAAGCTGAGGTCAAACTATAAGCAACCAAGAGAAAGATCAGATATCTCACATTCTATGCATTCATGTAAAATCCAATCAATGGAGAGAGATGATAGAAGGTTAATGCAGATAAGCCTTTTGTTGTTTGCTGGGTACGTAAACACTAGAGATGTATAAAAGTAGGGCAACACTCTAGCTTCTCATGCATTTTCATTACCCTGATGTGCAAAGGTGGATATCATTTCAAATGAGTACCCTACTTATTGCATATGTCATGACTAACATGGAATTGGCATTTTCAAACACGTTAGAATTTTTCGGAAGGTAGCTACTTTGTTTCATATGTTTCTAGTGCAAAGCTGAGAAGTCATGGGTGAGAATTTTGAGATGTAAATGCAAGTTATCTCTTGGGTTTGATCCTTTGATCACCCTTTTCCCCTCAAAAACCTGCTGCTCTGCCACAATTTCTTTAACAAGTTGGAGTTTCTTCTACTATTTGGTTAGGAAGGAGAGGGTTTGTACAAATGGAAGTTCATCATGTTTTATCTGATTCCACTTAAATAATTTGGGTCATCCCATGTTTGGTTTATTCCCTTTTCAAGAGAAATGCTCCAGCTCTCCAATTGTGAAGGATTGATGGGATTGCTTAGATTATTGAGAGATGTGGTTTTATAGCTGTCATGTTAAATCTTTATAAGCAAGTTGTCAGCACCAAATATAGAGATTCCTACATCTAGTcaaaagagagggagggaggtaGTCTCCAATGTGCACATCAAGTTGTTAAGTTCATATGCATATTCTATAACTTAGTCATGTGAGAAGAGGAAATCAGTTTAAAG
This window encodes:
- the LOC132177169 gene encoding ankyrin repeat protein SKIP35-like, encoding MEEEMVSVVGSQENNVEDRMFVEMETEENGIDSPRKEIEGFMSEQGEGSNVVFSREGPLVRKESRSSSGCCCSVKKLKSRVVAADSEVGKNEKFVHEKKLSRQERIDLGRLFQGAVSSHDWELAESLILLADPQTLNDALCITLDSIWFLTAQQELNGITGLIKKIIANGAYDFTRAALRTSFLASCVSACQSRTMSLADTVTVMAQRLHERLQECNGDEVLKAEAGAKVQKFTEWALKCIGFHSRCQGNKDRVSHSSAVEIQLQLSAFKTFLDLVGNQLTGKDFTEAFDAACFPLTLFSSSFDPGWASGISATAIQGLLGMLVEGGADNVNQCFLEASRFGSTELVRILLQIAQRNSLDVDVDLALGFASHYCKIGTMECLVDEGNAIAFLGPLMRAAERGCLQVVEWFVKRNCREMELCLALTAATSSSQVDIAAYLLPHVPQTVLAALSIEILKAAGERSGGSLDGVAFLLHSDFLGDPAATYAVADSIARSDDEAVAPELRSFLQEHWSEAAFIDGLRQGREHYMNLVRILKWGGSPICLRDLPGPLRVAIAYLPLYRESIKAGGCMLSQRLRGQLVEAVTRLGGGVLEELNQGRELLAVLEHHLPPFLVHKSTSIA